DNA from Krasilnikovia cinnamomea:
CGATGAAGACAACGTCACCTCGGCGGAGGGCCGTGCTCCTCGCCGCCGCGCTGATCTCAGTCGAGCAGGCCGTCCAGACTCTTCCCGGCGCCGTTCTGGCCGATCACGACGGTTGCGGCCGCCCAACGGTCACCTCGCCCTGGACGACGGCATAGCCTGGCTGGTCGCCCGGTTCCAGTGCACGGAGGTCAGCTCGCTGCGCGTGACAGTGGAACGCGCCTGCACGAAGGCGCGCACTCCGACGGCGGCACCGACGGCCGCCTCGTCCTCGGTCAGAGTCAGCCGCGCCGAGACGCCCTCCATCGGCTCGCCGGGTCTGCCCACGCCCGTAGTGCGCCACCCGATCGGGGCCGCGGAACAGCGTCCTGAAGGTGATTGCGTACAGGTCGCGGCGCAGGCCACCGAAACCGATGGCGGCGACCGCTCTGTCACCCGTGAAGGGTGACAGAGGGTGGACACCCATAAACCGCCCGGTAGTAGCCCGCGAACCGGCCTAAGTGGGCGAACCCCCACCGATGCGCGATCGCGGCCACCCCGGTGCAGGACGGATCGGCTGAGCGCAGCTCGTCGTGGGCGCGGGCGAGGCGAACCTGCCGCAGGTACCCCATCGGAGAGACGCCAAATTGCTCACGGAAGCCCTGCTGTAGGGCTCGCCCCCCGACGGACGCGACGGCAGCCAGGCTAGTCAGCGTGTACGGGTGAGCAGGGTCGGCGTGGATTGCGTCAACGGCCCGGCCCAGCGGTCCTGGCTGGCAGGCCTGGGCGGGTTCGTGCAGCGTCGGCCGGTCGGGGTGGTCTGCGGCCAGCAGCAGCCCGCGCAGGATCGCGTCAGTCAGCGGCTGCAGCACCGCAGGCTGGCCTCCCAGGCCGTCCGGGCTACCGGCCTCGATGGCCACCGCGCGCACGAGCCGGGCCCAGCTAAGTCCCGGCCCGGTGGTGAGATCCAGGCTGGGGCCGAACCTCACCGGTCCGGCAATGCTACGTCCGAGAAACGCACCCAGGGTGGATTCCAGCGCAAGCCCCTCGATGGTTACCATGTAGGACTGGCAACCGGATGCAGAATGCGAGCGCACCTCGCCAACGGGACGGTAGATCGCGGCGGAGGTGTTGCTGACGCTGGTGGAGATGCCCCGATGGCGTGAATGGATCTCTCCGTCGGCGAACGCGACGGCGTAACTGGTTTGCAGGTCCGGCACCTGTATCCGCATGCCGACGGAGCAGTCTGCGCGGGCGATGCCCACGGGACCGCATGCCAGTTGCTCGTAGCGATACCGAAACGGGCGATCGGCCAAGGTGAAATCCGCCGAGACGGGCACCGCCACCCGCTCGAAGAACGCCCGGACGTCGTCCACATCCTGCGCCGAGAACGAGAGGGCCACGACCTTCGGTGCCGACTCCATCGGCCGATTATCAGCCCCCGTACGCGAGTGCGGCCATCCACCGCCAATCCCCATGCACCACTTGGCACGAACCGGTTGCAGGCAGCACTTTGGTACCAGGGAGCAACATCACTACGGCATCGAAGACCTGTGCTCCATCTCGAACGGCGGCTGCTGTACGAGGGTCGATATCCGGGCGCTCAGGCGTCCCGCAGGTTCGGGGTCGAGCCGCACCAGAACCTCACGCGCCCGGTCGACGTAGGTCTGGGCCGCTGCCCGGTCGTCCCCAGCGACGCTGAGTTCGGCGGCCCGCAGCAGGACGTCGGCCACCCGTTCGAACCGTTTCATGGCGCTGAACAGCTCGACCGCCTCCTGCAGGCATGCGCCGGCTCCGGCCTGGTCGCCGAGCGTGCGCAGCAGGTCCGCCTCGAGAGTCCGGGACAGGGCCTGCGCCAAGCGGTTCCCGGTGACCGCGAAGAGTTCGACCGCCGTCCGGACGGCCATGACCGCCTCGGCATGGCGGCCCATGCCTTCCAAATCCTGCGCGAGCCAGCGCGCCACGACCCCGCGCAGGCTGGACGCGGTGCCGCCGGCCCCTTCGACACGCTCGGCCTCCGCCAGCATCGCGGCCAGGCGGCCATGCAGTTCAGCGGCCTCGGCGAACTTGCCGGTCATGCACAGCACCGCGGCGAGGTTCGCCTCGATCAGGAAATGGTTGTGGCTGTCCTCGAGCCCGGCGGATATCTCCACGGCCTCGC
Protein-coding regions in this window:
- a CDS encoding AraC family transcriptional regulator, translating into MESAPKVVALSFSAQDVDDVRAFFERVAVPVSADFTLADRPFRYRYEQLACGPVGIARADCSVGMRIQVPDLQTSYAVAFADGEIHSRHRGISTSVSNTSAAIYRPVGEVRSHSASGCQSYMVTIEGLALESTLGAFLGRSIAGPVRFGPSLDLTTGPGLSWARLVRAVAIEAGSPDGLGGQPAVLQPLTDAILRGLLLAADHPDRPTLHEPAQACQPGPLGRAVDAIHADPAHPYTLTSLAAVASVGGRALQQGFREQFGVSPMGYLRQVRLARAHDELRSADPSCTGVAAIAHRWGFAHLGRFAGYYRAVYGCPPSVTLHG